Within Nesterenkonia sandarakina, the genomic segment TCCTGGAGTTCTCCGATGCTCCCCCTACAAGTGTCTACGCGCGTTTCGTTGACGAGGCCATTTCAGGCATGCCTGATGTGGGGGACACCTCGGACCAAATGGAGGGTCTCGAAGTTCTCGAACTGAGAGTCAACGGAATAGTGGAGGAAGACCCACAGCACGCCCCAGAGCTGCATTCAGGGGAACACTGGTACCCACCACAGAGTGATCTCGTTGCTGAGGTCTCACTTGGAATGCTGTTTGAAGGCATGGGCACCTATTTCGTCGGGCTCAACGCCGAGACCGAATATCAGCTGACACTGGCGAACGACCCGCATCGAATCATCGTGGACTTCGCCACCCAGTAGCGCTCCAAGACCTCCCAGTGCCACGCTAGTTCGTCCTGCCGGCCGCTCAGACCCAGTCTCGTAACCCTTTGGTTGCAAGACATGGATGCTCACCGAGCGTCAGTCACCTTGGCGATTTAGGATCCGTGGCACTCAAATAGTGTTGCCTGGATCAACCTTCGAGTTCCGATACGAGTAATTGATCGCGGCTTGATACAAGACGCCAAATGCACCTGTTGCCAGCAGCACCCAATCATCAGTACGACCAGCGGCAACCTGGTACACCCCTGCGGCGACCAATACGGCTGAGAAAACGAATACCAGCCACCGCAAGCGGTACGCGATAGTCAATTGCACAGGAACTCCCACATCACTCGGTGACGAACTACACCTCAGCACGGTATCAACGGCACATTGCTTCAATCCTGAACTACGGGACCACCCGCATCGAAAGTGCGTTTCAACCCTTAGGTTGCAAGGCATCGGGGAGGATTGTCCGTCCGAGGTTGCGGTTCCGGATACCGTAGGGATCTATGAGTAGCCTCTGGGACGGTCTAGCCATTCTTGTATTTGGCCTGGTGTTCCTGGTTTTCCACCGGCCCCTGGGGTCATTCGTGCTGGAAACGAACGCTAAGCTGTTCCCCACGGCGGGCACCTTCATGAAGGAAAACACCGATCCCCGGGTAATGATCTTCCCCGCTATAGGGTTCATTGCCTTCGGCGTCCTCCTTATGCTGCGTGACTAATCTCCTCTGCCGCCGATATGCGCAAGCGCCTCGCAAAACTGGTCCCGCAGAATCACGGTCCAAGACGTCTCGTAACCCTTGGGTGAGCGCCATTTCTCGGGCAGTCGTTCTGGCACATCGACACATTCCCCCTAGTCACAGGCGGCTAACGATTCGCCCTAGAGGTTGTCGGCGCATACCCGGTCCTGCCTACGGTGAAGTCAGACGGATGACCCGAAGACGTTGTGGAGACATAACCCGATGACCCGCCACGCCACATTCCTCACAGCTTCTATCGCAGCTGGGACCCTTGTCCTGGCAAGCTGCAACTCCCCAGACGAGGACTCTGAACGGGCAGCAACCTCGCCTCCTCCGTCCCCCACGGTGGAAGAAAGCAGCCCCGAAGAGATCGAGACGCCTGAGCCCTCCCCCGAGGACACCGAGGCTGAAGAAGACGACGAATCCTCCACATCAGACGGAGATGAGCCTTCTGAGCCAGACGATGAGTCCACTCCCGTCGAGGAGACGCCCGAAAGCTCCCCTGGCACCGATGGGTCCCAGCAGGAAGAACCAGCGGGACAGGATGACCTCTCTGAGTTCTCCCAAGAGGTCAGTGCTACCGAGGATTTCCCTCACACCTCGGGCACGTGGGAGGAAGCACAGCACCTCGTTGAGGTGCGGGTTGGTCAACATGAAGGCTATGACCGGGTTGTCTTCGAGCACAGCGAGCCGAGTGAACTGGCGTACCAGGTGGAGTACGTGGACCGTCCCACCGACCAAGGCATGGGCGAACCCATTGATGTGCCCGGGAACGCCTATTTGGCGGTTTCTGTGAGTGGTCTAGGCATCGGACCTGGTCAGCAGGATCCTGATGCGGTGCTATCTGGTGCCATAGAGGACGTTCAGTCGCAGTCGGCACTTGTCCAAGGCGTACACGCGCAGGGGCCATTCGAAAGTCAAAGCACCTACTTCGTCGGACTCGATCAGCCGCGCGATTTCAGAGTGCAAATGGCCGAAGACCCTAACCGGATCATTCTTGATCTCGCGCACTAATTCTCCGGTGGGCGCCCCTAGGTCTCCTCGCTCCTCGACTGTCTCGTAAGGCTTGGGTTGCAAGACACTCGATGAGACACCTCTCCCCCGGCCTAAGTTCCGGGAGATCTCACGGGTTGGAGGGAGCGACCCGCCTCGCAACAAGGTCTTCGAACGCGCAATGCACACGAGCTTGGTTGCGAGACAGCCTTCGGAGTCGTTCGAGCCGCTGCCGGAGTGGTCTCGCTCGTGACGGTGTTGGCTAAGTCTTAGGGATGCTCTTCCGGGGCCGCCAGCACCCCTCGCTCCCGGATACTGCGCAACCAGAACCCGATCACTGTCACGATCGCAGCTACACCAAGTTGGAGCCACCCTGCGTTCACCCAGCCGCTCAGTGGGGACACCACCGGCTCTTCGAAGATGAACCGCATCAGCGCCCAGACCAACAAGACCACACCAGAGAACAGGACATACCTCCGCGCGGCCTCTGCACGAGACAACAGACTCAAAACCACCCCGACCACCCCTAGTAGGAGGTGGGCTGCGTGGGCCCACCACATAGTGGGCACAACACTGGGTCGAGAAGCAGCGGCGGTCACCGGACCGGTGTCAAACCCCTGGGGACCACTCACGTCTAAGAGAACTCCGAGGACCCCCAGGGCGAACAATCCGAAGCCGACGGACAGAGCGGTCAAACGGGCGAACCTCTCCCGTTTAGTGTCCGCGGGAACAGTCCAAGCTGGAAACGACCGACGGCCCCGATCTTCACGGTCCCGCTCGATCTCGCTCACAGTTGCTGCGCCGCCGTCGTTACGCGGCGCTGAGACCGAGGCGATCAGTCGACTCACCCGGGTCTGCGACCGGCCCCGTCATGGCCGGTGTCGCCGTTTCCCCCTCAGTCGACGCCGTCAACTCGCGGAGCTCAGTGCTCGCCAGGAGTTCAGCGTGCCCCGAGGGCTGAGTGTTCTGCAGGGTCCCGGTGTTCTGCGAATGTTCGGTGAGTTCTGAGATCACGGCGGAGGACTCCGCCCGAGCAATCGCAGCACTGGTGAGCATCCCACGCAAGACACGGCCCTGGATCACCGGGGCATACTCCACCTGGTGTGTGGCCATGAGATTCAGCGCCTCTTCAACCGTGGTCTCGGTGGAAACGACCGGCGCGGTAGTGCGCATCAGGTGCTGGGCCCGCAGGGAGTACGCCAGGTCTCCCATAGAGGCCAGCACCCGGTCGAGCTCGCTCTGGGCCACGACCCCAAGGAACTCTCCGCCGGTATCGCACAGCGGTAATGCCTCGTGACCCGTTCGCTGAAGGGCTGAGGCAACCTCCGTCAGAGATGCGTCGATCAGCAGCCGTTCGGGGCGGGGATCCATCAGGTCTTCAATGACGTGCACGCGTAGCTCTCCTATGCGGGGGTCGATACGAAATAAGAAGGGGCGGGTCGGAGCTGGTCCGACCTGTTGTCATCAGCTTTATGGGCGCCCTACACACGGGCTCGGGCCACCAGCGGCCACGAAACCAACTATGTCGGCCGGTCCGAGGTGATCGCAGTTCAGGATGGATGTGCTTGAGAAGGCGCCTCGAGAGTCAAGGGCCGGGTTTCGGCAGTGGTCGCTGCAACGGTGGGTGAGAAAATGGTGATCAGTGCTTTAGCGCTGATCAAGAGCGCGGAGACCAACAAGGCTGCGAGGACGAACGCGTTCAGTGTGTGTATCAGTGCCATGTCCATGACGAGGTCCTTCGATCAGAGTGTCAACGACTAGATAGCTCAGCTGCTGAGAAGGCCCCGGAGCTCAACCAGAGGTGGTTGAGGAGGGGGCGACCTTGAACTGGAGATCGCGGGAGGCAAAGGTTTCCCCGAGCATCCGTTCGACGTTGGGGATCACGCCGTGATCGATGAGTTCCATCACCGCAGAAGGATCGATCTCGGCCACCAGCGTGCAGGTCAAGTGGAAGACCAGCTCTGAAGGGGCACCGGAGATCTCCACGATGGCGGATTCCACATCCTTGTGTGCCATCAAACCTGCCGCGGAGGCCTTGGCCATCTGGTCGTAGCGCTGAAGGCCACGGGGAGCCACACCGGCCTGAGGGTGTGCTGCGAGATCTCGACGCTGATCATCGAGGACCTGGTCGTTTATGACGTCGTCCTTGACGTCGTCTGCCAGCGGGTGAGTGCTGGGCGTTGAAGTCTGCGGGGGGATTGGTTCTGCGTACGTCTGCGTGTCGTCCATCGTGTCTCTCCTGCACCCACTGGGTCTGCCGCGCGATCCACCCTCTTCGGTGGCCAACGCCCAAACTCTCTTGAATAGAACATCCCCCTGTAACAGTTAGACGCTATAACGGTTAGACCGTGTAATGCAATCGTGTATAGTGCTGGCGATAAGGAGGCGATCGCGATGAGTCAGACCGACTCGAGCACCGCAACACCGTCGAAGGTCGTAACTGTAGAGTCCACCGATCACCACGCATTGGCGCCTGTTCAGGACCATGAAGCAGCTGAGGCAACGGCCCTCTCTGGGGATCCAGGCGGATATTGGTACGGGCGCAATGAGGAGTCGTTCTCCTCGATCGATCTGCTCAATCTCTTGCGTCAGTACCGTGAGGCTGAGAAGCAGATGCGCGCCAGGACCAGGGAATCAATGCGGATGGGTGAGACCGACCTTGTAGCCCTTCGCTTCCTGGTCAAGGAACGCTCTGCAGGCCGGGTACCGCGCCAGCGTGATCTCGCTGCAGCTCTGCAACTGACCCCGGCTTCGACGAGCGTTCTGGTCGATCGCCTGTCGAAGGACGGGTACATCCGTCGGATCCCGCACCCTGCAGACCGCCGGTCAGTCGGACTACGGGTTCTCGGTGAGACCGACCGCGAGGTCAAAGCCACACTGAGTGGCATGCATGCCCGCATGATTGCCGAAACCGAAGCCCTCTCAGAGGAAGAGCGCTCCGGTGCGGCCCGTTTCTTGCGTGGACTCATCCGTAGCGTCAGCGAGCACTAGACCGGGCGTGTGGTAGCAACACGGAGCGCTGGCAGATCAAGTTGGATCAGGCAAGGTATTTAGTGCTGTGAGGTCTACCCGAGAGGGGTAGTTCTTCGAGCCCGATATTCCGGGAGCGATGATCTCGACTAGGCAAGAATCTCTTGTGGATCACCAATGCGCCCAGGGCGCCGCCATGAAGGGACTCATCGATCCAGCGCGAATTGGGGCCTTTTAGATCTTCGCAGAGCCTGGTGCGACACGAATCTCGCGTGAGACGGTGATGTCACCGGTGTTTGTGTGGCTCCGGTGGCCCGCCCGAGGCGCATCCCTGGGCGGGCCTCTCTTCACCCCATCGGAGCTGGCGGGCTGCACAGTAGTTTCCGTGGCTTGCCTCTGAAGCCAGGGCTGGTCTGTCTGAGAGATTAACATCAGGCGGGCTCCTTAGCCCGCCGCTCTACTCAGCAGAGCCACACGCTAGGGGGATTCCTGAGCGAGCGATTATTTGAGCAGGGTATACATGCTGGGAATCCGCAAACGACATCACGCCTGGTCACAAGCCACTAACAATCCGTCAAATCAGTTGTCTCAGGGAACCAGGTCATGACTACGGTGGATCTGCCACCCGTATGTCCTCGACTCTTGGAGACACTCTCAATGATCAGGCGACCCGCGCTCTTTACTGCTGCGCTTACTGCCAGCGCCCTGGCACTGACAAGCTGCGGCTCGGCCGACGAGGATGCAGACACGGTCGCTTCCACCCCGGACCAGTCCTCCACTGAAACAGAGTCACCCTCCACCTCAACCGGCGCCGGCCCCACAGCTGAGGGTGACGATGATGACGGGGACGAGGCGGTCACTGAGGAGGAGCCCGAGGTCGAGGACGAAACCGAGACTCCCGACCCGTCTCCCTCTGAGGGGCAGGCATCGCCCACTGAAGACGAGTCGAACGGTGATGAACCAAGCGGAGATATCTCCAGCTCTCTCGATCCTGAGGAATTCACCCTGAACGGCGTTACTCAGGAAGCTGAGCAGGGCTCTGATATTACTGACCTGGGTGAACTGGTCGATGTCCGGGTCGGGGTCCACGACCAGTACGAGCGACTGGTGATTGAGTTCACCGGTAGCGGGGCGCCGAACTCGTTTAGTACTGAGTTCACAGATGACCCCATGATCCGGATGACCGAGGAGCCCCTCGAGATCCCCGGGGACTCCGCCCTGTACTTGCGCATCAGCAACCTCTACGCCGGAGCTTTTGAAGACAGTCCCGCTGGTGATGACCGGCTCGCGCTTGAAGAGCAACCCGTCGTGTTGGAGAACAGCAGCATCTTCACCGAAGTCCACTATGGCGGTCGCACGGAGGCTCTCGGAGAGTTCTACATCGGTATCGATACCGAACGACCGGTCCGCGTCGAGGCTCTGGATGACCCCTCGCGCATCGTCTTCGACGTCTCGACCCCCTAGAAACCCTGGCCCATTCAACCTGCCGCGGCCTGGACCTCTGCTGTGCCCG encodes:
- a CDS encoding AMIN-like domain-containing (lipo)protein; the protein is MEESSPEEIETPEPSPEDTEAEEDDESSTSDGDEPSEPDDESTPVEETPESSPGTDGSQQEEPAGQDDLSEFSQEVSATEDFPHTSGTWEEAQHLVEVRVGQHEGYDRVVFEHSEPSELAYQVEYVDRPTDQGMGEPIDVPGNAYLAVSVSGLGIGPGQQDPDAVLSGAIEDVQSQSALVQGVHAQGPFESQSTYFVGLDQPRDFRVQMAEDPNRIILDLAH
- a CDS encoding CBS domain-containing protein; its protein translation is MHVIEDLMDPRPERLLIDASLTEVASALQRTGHEALPLCDTGGEFLGVVAQSELDRVLASMGDLAYSLRAQHLMRTTAPVVSTETTVEEALNLMATHQVEYAPVIQGRVLRGMLTSAAIARAESSAVISELTEHSQNTGTLQNTQPSGHAELLASTELRELTASTEGETATPAMTGPVADPGESTDRLGLSAA
- a CDS encoding MarR family winged helix-turn-helix transcriptional regulator — translated: MSQTDSSTATPSKVVTVESTDHHALAPVQDHEAAEATALSGDPGGYWYGRNEESFSSIDLLNLLRQYREAEKQMRARTRESMRMGETDLVALRFLVKERSAGRVPRQRDLAAALQLTPASTSVLVDRLSKDGYIRRIPHPADRRSVGLRVLGETDREVKATLSGMHARMIAETEALSEEERSGAARFLRGLIRSVSEH
- a CDS encoding DUF4383 domain-containing protein codes for the protein MSRLIASVSAPRNDGGAATVSEIERDREDRGRRSFPAWTVPADTKRERFARLTALSVGFGLFALGVLGVLLDVSGPQGFDTGPVTAAASRPSVVPTMWWAHAAHLLLGVVGVVLSLLSRAEAARRYVLFSGVVLLVWALMRFIFEEPVVSPLSGWVNAGWLQLGVAAIVTVIGFWLRSIRERGVLAAPEEHP
- a CDS encoding AMIN-like domain-containing (lipo)protein encodes the protein MTTVDLPPVCPRLLETLSMIRRPALFTAALTASALALTSCGSADEDADTVASTPDQSSTETESPSTSTGAGPTAEGDDDDGDEAVTEEEPEVEDETETPDPSPSEGQASPTEDESNGDEPSGDISSSLDPEEFTLNGVTQEAEQGSDITDLGELVDVRVGVHDQYERLVIEFTGSGAPNSFSTEFTDDPMIRMTEEPLEIPGDSALYLRISNLYAGAFEDSPAGDDRLALEEQPVVLENSSIFTEVHYGGRTEALGEFYIGIDTERPVRVEALDDPSRIVFDVSTP